Within the Arachis duranensis cultivar V14167 chromosome 10, aradu.V14167.gnm2.J7QH, whole genome shotgun sequence genome, the region TAGAATGCCATCCACCAGCTGCAATATCTACCTACAATTCCAAacagattaagaaaaaaatcaaattaagtcGAAGTTATTTCTccttaaaaaggaaaaaaagaactATGACACTCATATTCATCAAACCATTCAATCATTACAACATTATACTTTGATTGCTCTAAGAGTCCAggcctatatatatatatataaacacatATATCAAAATAGACCAGAAGCCACTAAAAACGGGGATGTAAAGTCCAGCTATTAATGTGGAGAGAGTTATTTCTATGATGGGCTTGTCCCCAAAAATCCAAACACTAGATTGGCAATCCATTTTGGCCGTCATTAACAAGATACAtctaattattttacttttcacagCTATGTCTCTATATTTGACTTTTCTTTAAAGCATTCTGTTCAAATTTTCAACAACTAATCCTTAAAAAAAGTCGTCATACCACTGGCATTTAATCATTCAAATGAATTTGGATATCTAAGATCAAAATGAAGTTATTTGTAAACAAAGCTAGTGCTCAATAGATCTACTGATATGTCATATGTTTTACTTGTTTATAACCATAAACCATGAAATCCTCCTTTCCCTCTTTAATCTTGACCTCAGCTAGTTATTCATAACCATATGGTATTGGTGAGCTGTCATTCGTTCCTATATTACTATGTTTGATGCCATATTGGTTAATTCTTGGTCATATTTTGTCCATAGTAAACAgctgaaaaataataaaccaCAAAAGAACCTTCCTTTTTTTACATACATCTTGTCatagcagaaaaaaaaaagatcttcaAATGGAATTTACCATCATGAACATATAATACCAACACAAAAGAAGACATGTATCAAAATACCCAAACAGAATGAGCAGGCTATCGGATGATATAACAGTTTCTGAGAATACAACCCTCTAAAGATTAGTTTATTATCTTCTTCTCAGACATTACAAGAATGCATTCTAGTGTCTCTTActtcaaaaattaatagaaCAATTCCATAAACCATCTTGGATTTTTAAATTCAAGTTCAAGCATAAACTCTGTCGGGTAGTAACAGAAAAAATTATTATCCAGCCTTAAGATATAAAAGAAACTGGAATAAACAACATAGTCTCACAGAATGATACCAACCAGATGAAGTCCAGAAAGCCCCTGGACAGGAATAGGTTGTGACCTTGGCTGGGTATCTCCAGTTCCAAGTTGTCCATATTCATTATTACCCCATGCCCATAAAGTTCCATCCTCTTGAAGAGCTAGATTATGAAATGCCCCGACCGCAATGTGCCTCACATTTTCTAGACCTTGTACCCGAACAGGGACTGAGATCTGTTTTCTATAGGACGAATACAAATATTTAGAAGGTAGCAGTCATTAGAAAGTATTTGATTATCTAAGAGAAACATTGAGTTTAATATGTAAATCAGTTTCAtacttaaaacaaaatataaaagtagTCATTCAAGCTCAACTAGTTTTTACATGTCACCAGGAGGCCATGGTTGACCCCATGTCCAAACATGACCTTCACGTGTAAGTACCACTGAGTGAGTTCCTCCTGCAGCAACCTACATCTCAAACAATTAGAAAACACGAAATAGCAATATAACATAAGTTGAAATGCCAAATACACAGATTATTTGGTTGTTCTCATTAAGATAGTAATGTGGAAATTCCAACACAATCAACAATTTGAGGACTATATCGACACACAACAGAAAACAATCAGATGCGCTAGGGTGGTATTTTGATCACCTATGCTAAAATTGAGTGATAGCGCACAATGTATAgaataaacaaattaataacGAGATTTTTCATATTTCTAGAGATAAAACCCATCATACCATCGAAAATAAGGTGAGCTGATAGGCTATAAACCACTTGTTCTAGCACTGCATATCAACATAATGAGTTACCTGGCGAACAACAAGCTTATGAGCACAACGTTGGGGGATCACTATATCTCTCCTCAAAGGTCTACCAGTGTCATCCTTGCGCTCAGGTTCTTCACCACACTGTCCATATTCATTTCCACCTGAAAACAATTGGATTTGCTCTTTACATTTATCCCATgcttcattaattttgtctgaATCCGTCCAAGTCACAAACAGACAAGaacaaacaataaaaacaagaaataaaatgcAAAATATAATACAGAGAGAAACAGAGGTATGCTATCCAAGTACACCCTACAACCATTTAAACAACATTTCCTCTTTCTGCAATTCAAAATCTGAGATAATCGCCATAATCACAATCCACTATACATTTCTTGTATGAAGCAAGTATGAAAAACCAAAAGATCAAATGCAAAGATCAAAACTTAGTAAGAAATACCCCATGCATAAGCTCTGCCTTGATCATCAACAGCCAAACAGTGCCATCCACCAATAGCAGCctacaaagaaagaaaacaaatttaaacCAAAACGCCATATCTTGGTCATCAATTCATGGTGACTACTCTCCGAAGATGTTAGTAGAGAACGTCAGACAGCAATTTAGTCAAACATGCCAAACCATCTATCCATTCTCACCTATCATCTCAATTCATACATGGCAAATACAAAAACAACTCAGCAAAACAAAATTACAGAAGCATCAATACTAACTAAAGCTATCATCATTTCACTAGAAGAAGAATCAGCAGGGTACCTGAACAATTTTAACATTGGCGAGTGCCTTGACCTGGCTAGGAATGTTCTCGGTCTTGGTCTCAGGAGGGTGTCCAAGTGTTCCCCTTTGGTTCCAACCCCATGTGAACAACTACAAATCCCAAAAGAATAAATAACAATGATTCAATGCCAGAAAAGGAAAGAGCGTTAGTAAGAGAAATGCGGAAACCTTGCCGTCGTCGCAGATGGCGAGGGAGTTTCTGCTGCCGGCGACGACGGAGCGGACTCGTTGGTGGTCAAGGGCTTTGACGACGCAGACCCACTCCTTCTCCTCGTTGTTGCCGATTCCTAATTGACCGTCTTCTCCAGAGCCCCAAGCAATGATGTGGGAATTGGAATCCATTGGAATGCTTGATGTTGAAGCACTCTTCAGTCTTCAGTGCTGAGTAGTGAGTAGTAGTAGGGTTTAATCCAACATTTGCACAAATTAGCAGAAATTGCAAAATGAGGGTTTGCATTCTAGAAAATTGCGCATATGATCTTATCATGGTTTAAGGGTGTGTTTAGATTAGAGTTTCCAAACatattttggataaaaataattcttaattcttgggtttttttaatggatttttagttatttatctactaattttattgttgtatgcatgttattatattatttatggaaTTCTtataatttctatttatataagttttttttttattatttttatttttatttttttgttaactatttgtttgatattatacatttttataattgtggtttttgtgtattatttttgttatttatttttttataatatgatttattgATCCTATTaggtaaagtaaattaaacaaaaaattataagtaaataataataatagtaaaaaattacaacgtaaagtattaaaaatatactatataaaaaatcaGAAAAGCTCTACATCCATGTAATTTTTTCATCCAAACTATCCAAGTAACTTTCTCGACACGCGCATTCCCTCCTCTTTGTTATACACGCATGTCATATAACGTAAACCTTGTTCTCTTCTCGCGTTttcgtttttcttcttcttttctactcgtgttcttcttcttcttcaacctaatAAGCTTCGTCATTCTCTTTTGTTtgcgttttcttcttcttcgtcgttcttcttcttcgttttcttctttgatttacACTTCTGAATGGAATcaatgaatgattcaactttaaatcagttgaatgagaACGATATGGTTTATTCTTCTGAAACGAATAATGCTGATGAGGTTTGGATTGTTCAATtttgaatcgaattgaatagaatgtgattgttaattttatttaaattgaattcaATGGACGTAGGTGTTTTTGattctgaattgaattgaattgaattgataatatataaattatagacAGATGTGTTTCGAATTTGCTTTTGTATAATgcattatgtttcgttcactaAGTAGTATATAATTCTTTCATTGTGAATAACTGTTCGGTTCGGTAAGCataaaggagtttgaatttattttaacacactggattatgtttcgttcattcAGTACtcgttcactcagtactatagagttgtttcaccatgagtacgtgTTCAGCTTGGTATGTAGAAAGGAGTTTATAAAAAAGATTAGAGGAATATATATAAtgtattatgttttgtttactgagtaataaatacttgtttcaCCGTAATGACGTTTTCGGTTCACCATGCAGACCAACTGTGTTGTGGACGAAAAATTTGTCCCAAAGGTGAGCATGATTTTCAAGACACTAGAAGAAACTTGAAAGTTCTACAAAGATTATTTCAAATTTGCTAGTTTTTATACCAAAATAAAGAACACGACTCGGGATGGAGATAGGATTAAGAATCAACTAATCATATGCACCAGAGAGGGGAGGTGAAAATCCAAGATATCTCCAACTTTGAAGACAAATCCTTCAACCGAGTTGAACTGTCCAGCCAGGATTTACGTACACATAATAAAGGACATTGGTCTTTGGACAATTTCCAAAGTTGTTCTGAATCACTCACATCTTTGCTGTCCAGACCGGGCAGAGATGCTCAAATAACACAGGGAGTTTAGCATTTTTGTGCGTCGCACCATCAAAACTAATGAGGAAGCTGGAATCAGACTGAgcaaaacttaccaatcatttgtGGAAGCAGCTGGCAGCCACCGTGAACTAAGTTTTATAGAAAAAGGTGAGAGGAATTACATCACAAGGGAAGTATGGAATATTTCTGAAGAAGATGATACCAAAGAATTTGGGAAGTACTTTAtaagaatgaaagaaaagaaccAAAATTTCTTCTTTGAACTCAACCTTGAAGGCAATCACTGCATTAAACATGCATTCTGGGCCGTTGTAAGAAGCAGAGATGCATTTGAGTAGTTCGGAGACGTGGTTTCATTCGACACCACCTATAACACAAACAGGTGTTCCGTTCAGTCACATATATTTTCATGTTTAGTGCATGTACAACTTTCGGTTCTTCACGGTCTGGGTGCGCTTATTTATGCAGGTATAATCTAGTTTTAGGTTCTTTTGTGGGCGTGAATCACCACGGCCAATCGACACTTCTCGGATGCGCACTGATGAAAAATGAGGACATCTAATCATTCAAATGGCTATTCGAGTGTTGGCTACGTTGCATGGGATGAAAGacaccaaaaggcattcttacCGATCAATGCACATCGATTCAAAGGGCAATTGAGTTGTGcatgccaacaacaattcaccggTGGTGcatttggcacatcatgaagaagatcccACACAAACTAAACGGCTACAAGCGACACGACGAAATTGAACAAGAGATGAGCTATGTTGTTTGGAACTCGTACACAAAAGACGCATTTGACAGAAACTGGAACGATTTCCTCACAAAGTACGGCCTCGGAGggaacaagtggctttcaggtaatcgAGGTTTTAATTCGAATTATTTTCATGCCCataccttctttttttttcaaaacatgCACTGGTTTCGGTTCACCACACCTTATCGGTTTGGTTTATTATGCAGAGCTGTACGAGGATCGGCATATATGAATTCCAGTTTATTTGGATCATCACTTCTGGGCCGGAATGAGAAGCCCATAAAAGAGTAAGAGCATACATTCATTTTTCAACAAGTTCATCACATGCAATAGCTCCCTGAGACAATTCGTGAAGCAATACGACAATTGCCTAGCAAGCAGAgagcaaagagagagagaatttgatgctgcagattttcacACCATGATATCGTGTGCAACAAAATCAGCAATAGAGGCCCAGTTTTAACACGTGTATACCCACGAGAAGTTCAAGCACAATTCAGAGGAAAAGTGAACTGCATCACAAGATCAATGCATTCCATCCTAGGTTTCACAACATACGAAGTCGTAGAGCAGGTTGCCAACTCAACATTCAACAAGTTTTTGGTCACGTACGACGCGGTATCACGAGAGGTAAAGTGCCAATGCTTGTTGTTCGAGTCAAGGGGCATATTGTGCCGCCATTCCCTGAGCGCCCTAAGCTTCGAGCGAGTGGATAACGTGGCACCAAAATACATAATGGAACACTGGAGCTAGAATATAAAGAGGAGgcacacacatcaagagcagccaaGATGAGTCTCTACTAGAGCCGAGAAGTAAGAGATTCGACGAATTAGTGTTTCGATCACACATTATATGCGAATTTGTATCCGAGTTCGAGGAGTTGACCAGAATTATGCACTGGGTGTTTGACAAGGTCACCGTTGAGATGCAAGAATATCAagagaaaagcaaagaaaaaagtTCGTTATCCCACAAAGAAGCGACGTTGAGCGACGTGAACAACCTTCAAATCCCGCCACGCGTTAAAACAAGAGGGCGGTTTAAAAACAGACTTGGATCAAATATGGAAAAAAGATCTCAAATgccatgaagaaaaagaaaaagacagctGCAAGTGAGGTAAAATTGACTTGCTTTCGATTAGGAAAAAATACATTTGTGCATTTtgctaatataaaattaattgtgTCTTTTGTAGTTGAACCTTTTAGACGACAGATCATCGATTCATTCAAGCTCCAGCCTTTACAATGCACCAGATATGAGTTATCCAAGAGAGGATTATAcgagttttagtttttattaatataaatttcttttcacCCATGAACAAATTTCGGTTCACCGAGGTTATAGGAGGGTTAATTTCTGATGTTGTTACTCTTTAATGAATAGTcattttatttgtgaaattctttattccaaaagtcatttttttctttattgaatAGTTATTTATTGTGCTATGTTAGAGAGTTCAGGTGTTTCTGAAAACTGAATACtgatagaaatattttttataattagctCTCTGTATTTGTGTACTGTCTTTACAACTTTCGATTTGGTCGGTGTATTAATTTCATTTCACTGTGTTTTTTGGTGTTCCTAATGTATTGGTAAATACACTGGTTACAATCACTGAAAACCTGGAACAAAACAGCAGCCAGACAGTTCTAACAGATATAAATATTAACATTAAATATATACATTGATATTAAGATTAGATATATACATTAACATTTGAGATATATACATTAGATATTAAGATTAGATATATACATTGACATATATACATTGACAGAAGCATTGTTTGCTTTTTTAaacaagttaaacaaaatattgtTAATTACAACTAGTCAATCATAATATATGCTATTTACTATCTAAATCCTCAGATGAGAATTTACAATAAGGGCTGGAGAGGGTAGCAGATGACTTTGGGAGTCATATTACTTCAGATGTCTGAATCACTTAGTCTCTGATTTTGTTCATTTCATGCAACAGAATATTCAGACAATATTGGTACCTGAAGTCATCAATCTCTTCCTACATTTCAATTGACAGGAATTAGTTACATAAGAAATGAACCTAACTAaaataagaaatgaaagaacttTATTAATTTAGAAAGTACTTACTTGTGTCCAagctttatatttatatctttttccgCTTTTGATCTTTTGTGGATCAATTGTTTCGAGCCATTTCATTATGTATATGCCACAATCATAGCTAAGCAATAATTGAGTATAATACGATTAATagtatacaaaataaaacacattaaaaatagcactatAGAAGAGAAAGATTCTTACTTTGTACATTGACCATTCAGTATGATATACTCTACTTCCTTTCCCTCTCCGTCCTCTATTAAGGGATCCGCCCCAACGTACACCCTCATTTGGGAAATTATTAAACCCTGAAAGGGACacaaaaagtaaataaagaGAAGCAACAATAGTGAACCGAACTCCTCTCATGTACTGAATAATTTGAATCATTTACAACAAAATAACTTACAATAAATTTGTTTACTTTTGCTCTCGATTcaggtatatattttttttctccttatTGATAGGATCAAGGACATAGAATGCCTTTTTCTTGACATTGGCAATCCACAACCACCAATGCCCTCCATTAAAAACCGGCACAAACAGCTGAAGTTTGGGAAAATGATAGAATATTTCAGTTGAAATAATAGCAAACGAGAAAATTATCAAAGATTTTTTAGAAATGAATACTTACAAATGGATGTGATGCCAGTTTTTCTTTGTCAAGGAAACGGTGTTGGTGGGCATATTGTTCGATATCGAACCGGTAAGCCTTATTTGTCCTTTTATTAGTGTATTCCACGCCATGGTTTTCCAATATAAACATCTGCAAAACGAACATCAGTTAAATCAGAAGTGACCAGACTAGTGAATCAATATGAACATTTTCACCGAACCGAACAGGAATCATGTGCAGAATCAACATGAACAAGTCCGCTGAACAGAACGCCATTCATGATTTGAATAAGACGTGATAAACACCAATCAATAGTGAATAAGATATTTAGCTTACCACAATATCCTGTGGCACACTGTATATTTGTTCCTGACACCAGCAACATTATCTCGTTAAGAATCATGCTATGTATGGTCACCACCTGTAGCAAGATAATTTATGAGATATAATGTATAAGAATATTTAGAAAAATCATTAACATTAATGAAATTGGCAAAGAATTTACCGTGCTTTCCACTTGTTCTTTGGGCATTAGAGACATGAAATGTTCTCTAACCCCCTCGTAAAGTGCGTCATGCTCCAAGACAAATATGGCATCATATTCGTTGCTACTATCTTTGGTCTGTTTAACAAGTGTCATCCAATGATAACACTTTTCGATCTACTCCtttgtgaatttctttttctctagaGTTTTGAAAACTTCAACAGTTATGAAGGTTAACTCGGCAGCTGTTACTTTAGCAAACTTCAATGCTGGCGTTACCCCATAATCTACCACCGCCTCTGCCAAGATTTTCAGCTGTGAAACAGTCGACTCAAAGGGCTGAGTTGGTTGAGATGGGGAGTTACTTGAGATGCTAGGGGACTTATCCCAAGGCTAAAGGAAGGCATGTTATCCTTCGTTGCCTAGGATGAGCAACACTGAAAGATGATAGACATATTAAACAAtgatattaaacaaaaaatatgtcAAACAACTCAGTGAACCGAAATGATACAATGTGGTGAACAATGGTAAAACTTACAATTCaggctgtgcttcttcttctaattGTCGTGCCACTGGAGGTTCTTGTTGCTGTTATTGGTTGGGAGGGCTGCTACATTAAACAGAAAAGATTTCAGTATTGATACagatttttctaataaaaagaaTTCTAATTACCAGCTAGACCAGGagattataaaaaatgatattaattaaaacttaCACATTCATTGGAGGTTTTGGCTCTGTATTCCGTGGTGAAGATTCCTCAACAGCCTGCTTTTGTTATTCTGATTATTGTGCGGTGCTTTTTCATAGGGCTGATGTTGCGATTTTAAAGGGCTGCTGCATTAAATAGGAAGCAGTTCAATAATGATCCCAAACTATTATCATAttccattaaaaataataaaaagtattttatgAGTCCACCAAACCGAACTCCATTGATACACTAAATAAAActtgataaataataaaatagctAGAAAAGCATTACTGCATGCAATCAgaataaccctaaaccctgaacatACTAGCTATCAAGTGATTTAAAATTACCGAGCCCACCGAACCGAAATGATACAATGTGGTGAACAATGATAAAACTCACAATTCAggctctgcttcttcttctaattGTCGTGCCACCGGAGcttcttgttgttgttattatttggGAGGGTTGCTGCATTAAACAGAAAAGATTTCAATAATGATGCagatttttctaataaaaagaaTTCTAATTACCAGCTAGACCAtaagattataaaaaatgatattaattaaaacttaCACATTCATTGGAGGTTTTGGCTCCGTATTCCTTGGTGACCTCAGCAGCCTGCTTTTGTTGTTCGGATTGTTGTGCCAGTGCTTCTTCATTGGGCTGCTGTTACGGTTCCCAAAGGTTGCTGCATTAAACAGGAAGCAGTTCAATAATGATCCCAAACTATGATAATAttccattaaaaataataaaaattattttttgagccCACCGAACCGAATCCCATTGATGCActgaataaaacataataaataataaaacagcTAGTAAAGCATTGTTGCATGCAATCCgaataaccctaaaccctaaacacactAGCTATCAAGTGATTTAAAATTACCAAGCCCACCGAACCAAACAAAATTTATGTggtgaataaatatttataaacttACTCATTATCAGAAGTTTGTTGTGTTTGATTTCTGGAGGGACATAGATAAAGTCATATTTGATCAACTCTTCCTGAAGAGAACTTGAAAGAGACAACGCAAGAGGATTTCTAAGAAAtgtaaacaaagaagaagttaatgttgaataattagaatttgttttGAGAAACGGAAATCTGAACATTGAAAAACTCACATTTCCAAAGGTTCAAAACGAGTTTCTTCCCGAACATCAATGACTTGTAGCTCAAAATCAGGTGTAGCGCTAGTGACATTTAAACACGTTTTTCATgtgattaattaaacaaaaattaattacctATATCTAAAAGagtaacataaatatttttaacttacaTTGGTGGACTTTTAAAAGTCTTTCTTGgatggatttttttttctaaaatattttactgGAGTTTTCGGggtatttttcataaaaaaagataacaaattaaaattagaaaccaAGATTAAAAGCAGAGGTCTAGAAACACATTAAATTCATGTTTGGAAACCACCGAACCAAAAGTAAAGAGTGCAACGAATCAATTTATGTGGTATTGTCTGGGGCATTTACAGACAATGTGGAGCTTTCCTGAGTTTGCAAGAGAGGTTCGCTTTCGAGATGTACAGTCGGCAGTCTAagcaagataaataaatattagtaattGAATCCAGAGAAATTAGAAAAGGTTCTAGCAATAGttagcaaagaaagaaaaataactcgGTATAAGAAGCCGAATCTTACATCTCAGACAAATCATTTTAAGGCTCCGGTCAAGTCAAACTCATCTGGAGCAACGTTTGCTGTTTGAGCTCCATCATTTCTCTTCTTTGATCTCTTTTCTCTTATTGTCTCCAATGCTTGTCTTCTTCTTTCTGTAGCATTGTCTTTTATTTGTTCAGATTTGAAAGTTCATAAAATAAGTTTGAAGGAACCTAAAACGAAAGCAtcaataaagtaaaagaaaatatgattcGAGAAACTTACTCCTTTTCAgatttggtttattttttacCACCCTTTGcggttgttttctttttactATAGGTGTTTCgtcaatttctttttctctgcaacACAGACAAACACATTGAATTTATACCAGAGAAAAATATAAGCAAGAAAAAGacactaacaatcaagtgaatgaaATTGACAGATTCCACTGAACCGAAAGAAATTCATATGACGAACAAAACGTGATACTCATTCaatcataaagaaaaatatttccggATTAAAAAGAACTCAACTTGAGCAACTCCACTAAATAATATCACATTTGTAATTTACTTAACAAGCATACATAAACAATTTTCAGCAAGGAAATGTAAAACTAAACCAGATGAATATCATACAATCATATAAATGAACATCACCCAATACTTATTGGCTTTCAGATTTGCTTGTGCCCTCTGAATCTGTCAGCACGTGCTTtctctttttgctttattttttaaCCAGCTTCTatggttgttttcttttctttgtgccaatttttcaattttttttatttgcaatacataagaacaagcgCATAAGAACAACTTTAAGCAAATACAATCTTTCATCTTCCGAAGAAGAATCCAGATCAACAATTTTCTGTTTTGTTTcttccttctttattttctttctgtacAGAAGTccgtaaaaaataaatttatttaatgagAAATACAGTAACAATCAGCTGAATCAACATTAGCAACCCACTGAATCGAACGATAGTAATATGTTGAATAAAATACCATAAAACAtgataattatttaatgatcaaaaaaatatttttgcatgCACAAGAACTCAATTGAACACACTAACAATCTGGTGAACTAAAGGGAGCAGACCCATCGAACCGAATAAGATTCATATGGTGAATAAAACGTGACAAACAtttaatcatcaagaaaaatgtTTCTGAATGAACAAATATTCAAATGAACACACTAACAATTGCAAGTAggagaaataaattaattataacctaAAATATAAGTTTATTTAGTTAGCAGAGTATTTTAGAAgcatttgaaatgaaattttaggggaaattttttgtttaatttaccaATGGGTCAGTTGCTTCCTTCGAAATTCGGTCAAGCATCATTTGCTTTGTCCAATGGGCCACCCACAATGATGGGGGATTATCAAGTCCGAACGGACGAAGGAACTTAGCTTCATGGAAGTATATCAGCATCAAAACAAAAACACAGCCATCAACAGACAGTTTTGTTCCCTTTCTCTTGTTTTCAATTCCTTTCATCAAGATGTTAAGCACATGTTTCACCCAATCCTACTCTTGGATGTTGTCCACATGAAAGATAGGTGGCTTATGGATCGGGGAGGCCACGCTTACCATGGTCGGCAGCATGAAGCACTTTTGTATGAAGACGACAAAAGTCCTTTTGAATTTTTGCCGGTTCTCCTCTCCTTCAACACTCATCTCCAGAACAGACCTTGTCTTCTAGATTCAGTTTGGTATAATCAACCTTGTCATCAAAATGATTCTCTACAATATTTTAATAGCAAAAAATCAGTCAAAAAGGTTCAGTTTAATTTTCTATACACCAATGAACGAAAAATAAGCAAGAAGCGGAAAGTGTATTACCGCCGTTGTTTATGCCTAGTGCAGCTGCTACCTTGCAAGGAGTTATTTTAATGTTCCCCTGGAGAGTTTTC harbors:
- the LOC107471484 gene encoding ultraviolet-B receptor UVR8; its protein translation is MDSNSHIIAWGSGEDGQLGIGNNEEKEWVCVVKALDHQRVRSVVAGSRNSLAICDDGKLFTWGWNQRGTLGHPPETKTENIPSQVKALANVKIVQAAIGGWHCLAVDDQGRAYAWGGNEYGQCGEEPERKDDTGRPLRRDIVIPQRCAHKLVVRQVAAGGTHSVVLTREGHVWTWGQPWPPGDIKQISVPVRVQGLENVRHIAVGAFHNLALQEDGTLWAWGNNEYGQLGTGDTQPRSQPIPVQGLSGLHLVDIAAGGWHSTALTDEGEVYGWGRGEHGRLGFGDSDKSSKMLPQKVQLLAGEDIIQVSCGGTHSVALTRDGRIFSFGRGDHGRLGYGRKVTTGQPMEVPINIPPPQSSNDNVTEGQWIAKLVACGGRHTLAIVDWEVDESRD